The nucleotide window TTTCAACGTAGTCCAATGACGATAGGCTTTGAGTCGCCATTGCAATAGCCAATCGGGTTCATTTTTCTTTTTCGAAATAAAACGAACGATTTCTTCGCTCAGACCCGGTGGCGCGTAGTCTTGCTCAATGTTGGTGATAAAACCTGCATCGTAGTCGCGACTGATGAAAGCATTAAGCTCTTTATTTTTTTCTTTCACTTTCCTACTCATGACTTATTCCGATTCGACTGCAGCGGGCTCTAAAGGCTCGCGATGTTTGACCAACTGAAGCGGTACCAGCTTCGCCGATTCAGAATGGTTCATGTCCGCTAAGGAAACCGTGGACAGGGCTTTGAACACTGCCGTATTGATCAGCGCCCAGTTGGTATGTGCACCACCGTCGCTCTGTCTGTCGCAGGGATTCTCAGAGGGAATACTGCATTCGGTCAGAGCGATCGGACCTTCCATCGCCTCGATGATTTCCGCAATGCTCACCTCGGCTGGCATGCCGTTCATCCGATAGCCGCCATTAACGCCACGCTCA belongs to Myxococcales bacterium and includes:
- a CDS encoding SUF system Fe-S cluster assembly regulator, giving the protein MVRIGKLTDYAIVLSTQMAQRPEDLHSVRGLSESTKIPSPTVSKVLKQLVRAGIFSSERGVNGGYRMNGMPAEVSIAEIIEAMEGPIALTECSIPSENPCDRQSDGGAHTNWALINTAVFKALSTVSLADMNHSESAKLVPLQLVKHREPLEPAAVESE